The Elaeis guineensis isolate ETL-2024a chromosome 13, EG11, whole genome shotgun sequence genome includes a region encoding these proteins:
- the LOC105055960 gene encoding agamous-like MADS-box protein AGL29, with product MAERTFRGRQKIEIKKIEKKAARDVTFSKRRVGVFGKASELATLCGVDIGVVAFSPAGRPYTFGHPDANVVFNRFLGLVQPEGSSGSVGAMARHRAEMLRQLTLHCSQMMDRLAAEREKRAVLEERLRKVSEDPQERAWPEDLEGLGLERLARMVRGFEEQRAKARARLHQIRELGESSSGPSATVGAFSMNVAAFGLPRVRDHRIN from the coding sequence ATGGCTGAGAGGACCTTCAGAGGCCGCCAGAAGATCGAGataaaaaagatagagaaaaaggCTGCTCGAGATGTGACATTCTCCAAGCGTAGGGTTGGGGTGTTCGGCAAGGCGAGCGAGCTGGCAACCCTGTGCGGTGTGGACATTGGGGTGGTGGCCTTCTCGCCCGCTGGCCGGCCATATACGTTCGGCCATCCGGATGCCAATGTGGTGTTCAATCGTTTTCTCGGGCTGGTCCAACCAGAAGGCTCTAGCGGCTCCGTAGGCGCGATGGCAAGGCATCGGGCTGAGATGCTTCGCCAGCTGACCCTACACTGCTCGCAGATGATGGACCGCCTCGCGgcggaaagagagaagagagctgTCCTGGAAGAGAGGCTTCGCAAGGTGAGCGAAGATCCCCAGGAACGCGCATGGCCCGAGGACCTCGAGGGGTTGGGGCTCGAGAGACTTGCCAGGATGGTGAGGGGCTTCGAGGAGCAGAGGGCGAAGGCTCGAGCGAGGCTGCATCAGATACGGGAGTTGGGGGAATCATCTTCGGGGCCTTCGGCCACTGTGGGTGCTTTTTCGATGAACGTGGCTGCTTTTGGTTTGCCCAGGGTCCGTGACCATCGGATCAACTGA